A stretch of Triticum dicoccoides isolate Atlit2015 ecotype Zavitan unplaced genomic scaffold, WEW_v2.0 scaffold102385, whole genome shotgun sequence DNA encodes these proteins:
- the LOC119342695 gene encoding uncharacterized protein LOC119342695 isoform X4, with the protein MVVLPPSLLAIHGGNKNIRNELNSGFFKKLLVFMHSGVVARVQYVCRVQSTHGLLGIPGYVQFTSHIRRYVNLLAHYQD; encoded by the exons ATGGTCGTGTTGCCCCCATCTCTCTTAGCTATCCATGGCGGCAATAAAAACATCC GTAACGAACTAAATTCAGGATTCTTCAAGAAGCTGCTTGTATTCATGCACAGTGGCGTTGTAGCCAG GGTTCAGTACGTTTGTAGGGTTCAGTCGACACATGGTTTGCTTGGAATTCCTGGCTATGTACAGTTCACCTCCCATATTCGAAGATATGTCAACCTGCTAGCTCATTATCAG GACTGA
- the LOC119342695 gene encoding uncharacterized protein LOC119342695 isoform X3, with protein MVVLPPSLLAIHGGNKNIRNELNSGFFKKLLVFMHSGVVARVQYVCRVQSTHGLLGIPGYVQFTSHIRRYVNLLAHYQRLINQ; from the exons ATGGTCGTGTTGCCCCCATCTCTCTTAGCTATCCATGGCGGCAATAAAAACATCC GTAACGAACTAAATTCAGGATTCTTCAAGAAGCTGCTTGTATTCATGCACAGTGGCGTTGTAGCCAG GGTTCAGTACGTTTGTAGGGTTCAGTCGACACATGGTTTGCTTGGAATTCCTGGCTATGTACAGTTCACCTCCCATATTCGAAGATATGTCAACCTGCTAGCTCATTATCAG
- the LOC119342695 gene encoding uncharacterized protein LOC119342695 isoform X2: protein MVVLPPSLLAIHGGNKNIRNELNSGFFKKLLVFMHSGVVARVQYVCRVQSTHGLLGIPGYVQFTSHIRRYVNLLAHYQRAIGWQVI, encoded by the exons ATGGTCGTGTTGCCCCCATCTCTCTTAGCTATCCATGGCGGCAATAAAAACATCC GTAACGAACTAAATTCAGGATTCTTCAAGAAGCTGCTTGTATTCATGCACAGTGGCGTTGTAGCCAG GGTTCAGTACGTTTGTAGGGTTCAGTCGACACATGGTTTGCTTGGAATTCCTGGCTATGTACAGTTCACCTCCCATATTCGAAGATATGTCAACCTGCTAGCTCATTATCAG